The following proteins come from a genomic window of Stegostoma tigrinum isolate sSteTig4 chromosome 30, sSteTig4.hap1, whole genome shotgun sequence:
- the LOC125466080 gene encoding leucine-rich repeat and immunoglobulin-like domain-containing nogo receptor-interacting protein 2 isoform X1, translating into MNLHVHSKVHGRMIDCISNIMFYTMSSCCQQFLGLTLMVLITRSTVSCPARCECVSQIKSVVCHRKRLTAIPEGIPIETKILDLSKNRLRCISSGDLAAFPLLEEIDLSENVITNVEPGAFNNLFNLRTLQLRGNQLKLIPTGVFSRLSNLTRLDLSENKLVILLDYMFQDLRNLKHLEVGDNDLVYISQRAFSGLLSLEQLSIEKCNLTSISAESLSYLQSLITLRLRHLSISFLEEQNFRKLYNLKELEIDNWPLLDTITPTTLYGLNLTYLSITSTNLSIVPSGAFRNLIYLKLLNLSYNPISIIESGSFRDLIRLQHLYMVSTMLATIEPHAFLGLRQLKVLNVSNNFLVTLEENVFQSVASLAVLRLDSNPLSCDCRLLWLLHRRKALSFDGNQPVCASPADIQGSELKDFEDSAVHSYFTCQKPKIRDRKPQRVTAGEGQTVYFTCRADGEPAPVIMWVSPQRRMITSKSNGRITILPGGTLEIRFVQAHDSGTHICIASNAGGNDTSFAVLTVKGRPADGALYANRTAYLTEFNETAFNDTQVFLKFTLDVKTILVSTAMGCITFLGVVLFCFLLLFVWSRGRGHHKNNFSVEYSFRKVDGPAVSGGQGGARKFNMKMI; encoded by the exons ATGAACCTTCATGTTCACTCAAAG GTGCATGGGAGAATGATAGACTGCATCAGTAACATCATGTTTTACACAATGTCATCATGCTGCCAACAGTTTCTGGGTCTCACCCTGATGGTTTTAATTACAAGATCAACAGTCAGCTGCCCAGCTCGATGTGAATGCGTGTCTCAAATTAaatcagtggtgtgccacagaaaGCGACTGACAGCTATTCCCGAAGGCATTCCCATAGAAACGAAAATACTTGACCTGAGCAAAAATAGACTGAGGTGCATCAGCTCGGGGGATTTGGCAGCTTTTCCACTCTTGGAAGAGATTGATCTGAGCGAGAATGTCATTACAAACGTCGAACCCGGAGCTTTCAACAACTTGTTCAACCTGAGAACCCTGCAGCTTCGCGGCAACCAACTGAAACTGATCCCAACCGGGGTCTTCAGCCGACTGAGCAATTTAACCCGCCTGGATCTCAGTGAGAACAAACTGGTGATTCTCCTGGATTACATGTTCCAGGATTTGAGGAATTTGAAACACCTGGAAGTTGGCGACAATGATCTTGTCTACATCTCCCAGCGGGCTTTTAGTGGCCTGTTGAGCCTGGAGCAGCTCAGCATCGAGAAATGTAACCTGACCTCGATTTCTGCAGAATCCCTGTCCTACCTCCAGAGCCTGATCACACTGAGGCTGCGCCACCTCAGCATCAGCTTCCTGGAAGAGCAGAACTTTCGGAAATTGTACAACCTGAAGGAACTGGAGATTGACAACTGGCCACTTCTTGACACCATTACTCCCACAACCCTGTACGGCCTGAACCTCACGTATCTCTCCATCACTAGCACAAACCTTTCTATTGTCCCCTCTGGGGCCTTCAGGAATCTGATCTATCTCAAATTGCTGAACCTGTCCTACAATCCTATCAGCATCATTGAATCGGGCTCTTTTCGTGATTTAATCCGCCTCCAGCATTTGTACATGGTCAGCACCATGCTTGCTACCATCGAGCCGCACGCTTTCCTCGGCCTGAGGCAATTAAAAGTGCTGAACGTTTCCAACAACTTCCTGGTGACCCTGGAAGAGAATGTTTTCCAGTCTGTGGCTAGCCTGGCAGTGCTGCGTTTGGATAGCAACCCTCTGTCCTGTGACTGCCGCCTCTTGTGGCTTCTGCACAGGAGAAAGGCTCTGAGTTTTGACGGCAACCAGCCGGTCTGTGCCTCGCCAGCAGATATTCAGGGCAGCGAGCTGAAAGACTTCGAGGACTCTGCCGTCCATAGCTATTTTACATGCCAAAAGCCCAAAATCCGGGACAGGAAACCCCAGCGAGTCACCGCTGGCGAAGGACAGACTGTCTATTTCACTTGTAGGGCCGATGGGGAACCGGCTCCTGTTATCATGTGGGTCTCCCCCCAGAGGAGGATGATCACCAGCAAAAGTAACGGCAGGATAACTATCCTGCCCGGAGGTACCCTGGAGATCCGCTTTGTCCAAGCCCATGATAGTGGCACTCACATCTGCATCGCCAGTAACGCCGGAGGTAATGACACTTCCTTCGCTGTGCTGACTGTAAAGGGACGGCCCGCAGACGGCGCCCTGTATGCGAACAGGACAGCATACCTCACAGAATTCAACGAGACTGCATTCAACGACACGCAGGTATTCCTGAAGTTCACGCTTGACGTGAAAACCATCCTGGTCTCCACAGCCATGGGGTGCATCACCTTTTTAGGGGTGGTGCTGTTCTGTTTCCTGCTCCTGTTTGTGTGGAGCCGAGGAAGGGGCCACCATAAAAACAATTTCTCCGTTGAGTACTCATTCCGCAAGGTTGATGGCCCAGCAGTCAGTGGCGGACAAGGAGGAGCGAGGAAGTTCAACATGAAGATGATTTGA
- the LOC125466080 gene encoding leucine-rich repeat and immunoglobulin-like domain-containing nogo receptor-interacting protein 2 isoform X2 codes for MNYKVHGRMIDCISNIMFYTMSSCCQQFLGLTLMVLITRSTVSCPARCECVSQIKSVVCHRKRLTAIPEGIPIETKILDLSKNRLRCISSGDLAAFPLLEEIDLSENVITNVEPGAFNNLFNLRTLQLRGNQLKLIPTGVFSRLSNLTRLDLSENKLVILLDYMFQDLRNLKHLEVGDNDLVYISQRAFSGLLSLEQLSIEKCNLTSISAESLSYLQSLITLRLRHLSISFLEEQNFRKLYNLKELEIDNWPLLDTITPTTLYGLNLTYLSITSTNLSIVPSGAFRNLIYLKLLNLSYNPISIIESGSFRDLIRLQHLYMVSTMLATIEPHAFLGLRQLKVLNVSNNFLVTLEENVFQSVASLAVLRLDSNPLSCDCRLLWLLHRRKALSFDGNQPVCASPADIQGSELKDFEDSAVHSYFTCQKPKIRDRKPQRVTAGEGQTVYFTCRADGEPAPVIMWVSPQRRMITSKSNGRITILPGGTLEIRFVQAHDSGTHICIASNAGGNDTSFAVLTVKGRPADGALYANRTAYLTEFNETAFNDTQVFLKFTLDVKTILVSTAMGCITFLGVVLFCFLLLFVWSRGRGHHKNNFSVEYSFRKVDGPAVSGGQGGARKFNMKMI; via the coding sequence GTGCATGGGAGAATGATAGACTGCATCAGTAACATCATGTTTTACACAATGTCATCATGCTGCCAACAGTTTCTGGGTCTCACCCTGATGGTTTTAATTACAAGATCAACAGTCAGCTGCCCAGCTCGATGTGAATGCGTGTCTCAAATTAaatcagtggtgtgccacagaaaGCGACTGACAGCTATTCCCGAAGGCATTCCCATAGAAACGAAAATACTTGACCTGAGCAAAAATAGACTGAGGTGCATCAGCTCGGGGGATTTGGCAGCTTTTCCACTCTTGGAAGAGATTGATCTGAGCGAGAATGTCATTACAAACGTCGAACCCGGAGCTTTCAACAACTTGTTCAACCTGAGAACCCTGCAGCTTCGCGGCAACCAACTGAAACTGATCCCAACCGGGGTCTTCAGCCGACTGAGCAATTTAACCCGCCTGGATCTCAGTGAGAACAAACTGGTGATTCTCCTGGATTACATGTTCCAGGATTTGAGGAATTTGAAACACCTGGAAGTTGGCGACAATGATCTTGTCTACATCTCCCAGCGGGCTTTTAGTGGCCTGTTGAGCCTGGAGCAGCTCAGCATCGAGAAATGTAACCTGACCTCGATTTCTGCAGAATCCCTGTCCTACCTCCAGAGCCTGATCACACTGAGGCTGCGCCACCTCAGCATCAGCTTCCTGGAAGAGCAGAACTTTCGGAAATTGTACAACCTGAAGGAACTGGAGATTGACAACTGGCCACTTCTTGACACCATTACTCCCACAACCCTGTACGGCCTGAACCTCACGTATCTCTCCATCACTAGCACAAACCTTTCTATTGTCCCCTCTGGGGCCTTCAGGAATCTGATCTATCTCAAATTGCTGAACCTGTCCTACAATCCTATCAGCATCATTGAATCGGGCTCTTTTCGTGATTTAATCCGCCTCCAGCATTTGTACATGGTCAGCACCATGCTTGCTACCATCGAGCCGCACGCTTTCCTCGGCCTGAGGCAATTAAAAGTGCTGAACGTTTCCAACAACTTCCTGGTGACCCTGGAAGAGAATGTTTTCCAGTCTGTGGCTAGCCTGGCAGTGCTGCGTTTGGATAGCAACCCTCTGTCCTGTGACTGCCGCCTCTTGTGGCTTCTGCACAGGAGAAAGGCTCTGAGTTTTGACGGCAACCAGCCGGTCTGTGCCTCGCCAGCAGATATTCAGGGCAGCGAGCTGAAAGACTTCGAGGACTCTGCCGTCCATAGCTATTTTACATGCCAAAAGCCCAAAATCCGGGACAGGAAACCCCAGCGAGTCACCGCTGGCGAAGGACAGACTGTCTATTTCACTTGTAGGGCCGATGGGGAACCGGCTCCTGTTATCATGTGGGTCTCCCCCCAGAGGAGGATGATCACCAGCAAAAGTAACGGCAGGATAACTATCCTGCCCGGAGGTACCCTGGAGATCCGCTTTGTCCAAGCCCATGATAGTGGCACTCACATCTGCATCGCCAGTAACGCCGGAGGTAATGACACTTCCTTCGCTGTGCTGACTGTAAAGGGACGGCCCGCAGACGGCGCCCTGTATGCGAACAGGACAGCATACCTCACAGAATTCAACGAGACTGCATTCAACGACACGCAGGTATTCCTGAAGTTCACGCTTGACGTGAAAACCATCCTGGTCTCCACAGCCATGGGGTGCATCACCTTTTTAGGGGTGGTGCTGTTCTGTTTCCTGCTCCTGTTTGTGTGGAGCCGAGGAAGGGGCCACCATAAAAACAATTTCTCCGTTGAGTACTCATTCCGCAAGGTTGATGGCCCAGCAGTCAGTGGCGGACAAGGAGGAGCGAGGAAGTTCAACATGAAGATGATTTGA
- the LOC125466080 gene encoding leucine-rich repeat and immunoglobulin-like domain-containing nogo receptor-interacting protein 2 isoform X3: protein MIDCISNIMFYTMSSCCQQFLGLTLMVLITRSTVSCPARCECVSQIKSVVCHRKRLTAIPEGIPIETKILDLSKNRLRCISSGDLAAFPLLEEIDLSENVITNVEPGAFNNLFNLRTLQLRGNQLKLIPTGVFSRLSNLTRLDLSENKLVILLDYMFQDLRNLKHLEVGDNDLVYISQRAFSGLLSLEQLSIEKCNLTSISAESLSYLQSLITLRLRHLSISFLEEQNFRKLYNLKELEIDNWPLLDTITPTTLYGLNLTYLSITSTNLSIVPSGAFRNLIYLKLLNLSYNPISIIESGSFRDLIRLQHLYMVSTMLATIEPHAFLGLRQLKVLNVSNNFLVTLEENVFQSVASLAVLRLDSNPLSCDCRLLWLLHRRKALSFDGNQPVCASPADIQGSELKDFEDSAVHSYFTCQKPKIRDRKPQRVTAGEGQTVYFTCRADGEPAPVIMWVSPQRRMITSKSNGRITILPGGTLEIRFVQAHDSGTHICIASNAGGNDTSFAVLTVKGRPADGALYANRTAYLTEFNETAFNDTQVFLKFTLDVKTILVSTAMGCITFLGVVLFCFLLLFVWSRGRGHHKNNFSVEYSFRKVDGPAVSGGQGGARKFNMKMI from the coding sequence ATGATAGACTGCATCAGTAACATCATGTTTTACACAATGTCATCATGCTGCCAACAGTTTCTGGGTCTCACCCTGATGGTTTTAATTACAAGATCAACAGTCAGCTGCCCAGCTCGATGTGAATGCGTGTCTCAAATTAaatcagtggtgtgccacagaaaGCGACTGACAGCTATTCCCGAAGGCATTCCCATAGAAACGAAAATACTTGACCTGAGCAAAAATAGACTGAGGTGCATCAGCTCGGGGGATTTGGCAGCTTTTCCACTCTTGGAAGAGATTGATCTGAGCGAGAATGTCATTACAAACGTCGAACCCGGAGCTTTCAACAACTTGTTCAACCTGAGAACCCTGCAGCTTCGCGGCAACCAACTGAAACTGATCCCAACCGGGGTCTTCAGCCGACTGAGCAATTTAACCCGCCTGGATCTCAGTGAGAACAAACTGGTGATTCTCCTGGATTACATGTTCCAGGATTTGAGGAATTTGAAACACCTGGAAGTTGGCGACAATGATCTTGTCTACATCTCCCAGCGGGCTTTTAGTGGCCTGTTGAGCCTGGAGCAGCTCAGCATCGAGAAATGTAACCTGACCTCGATTTCTGCAGAATCCCTGTCCTACCTCCAGAGCCTGATCACACTGAGGCTGCGCCACCTCAGCATCAGCTTCCTGGAAGAGCAGAACTTTCGGAAATTGTACAACCTGAAGGAACTGGAGATTGACAACTGGCCACTTCTTGACACCATTACTCCCACAACCCTGTACGGCCTGAACCTCACGTATCTCTCCATCACTAGCACAAACCTTTCTATTGTCCCCTCTGGGGCCTTCAGGAATCTGATCTATCTCAAATTGCTGAACCTGTCCTACAATCCTATCAGCATCATTGAATCGGGCTCTTTTCGTGATTTAATCCGCCTCCAGCATTTGTACATGGTCAGCACCATGCTTGCTACCATCGAGCCGCACGCTTTCCTCGGCCTGAGGCAATTAAAAGTGCTGAACGTTTCCAACAACTTCCTGGTGACCCTGGAAGAGAATGTTTTCCAGTCTGTGGCTAGCCTGGCAGTGCTGCGTTTGGATAGCAACCCTCTGTCCTGTGACTGCCGCCTCTTGTGGCTTCTGCACAGGAGAAAGGCTCTGAGTTTTGACGGCAACCAGCCGGTCTGTGCCTCGCCAGCAGATATTCAGGGCAGCGAGCTGAAAGACTTCGAGGACTCTGCCGTCCATAGCTATTTTACATGCCAAAAGCCCAAAATCCGGGACAGGAAACCCCAGCGAGTCACCGCTGGCGAAGGACAGACTGTCTATTTCACTTGTAGGGCCGATGGGGAACCGGCTCCTGTTATCATGTGGGTCTCCCCCCAGAGGAGGATGATCACCAGCAAAAGTAACGGCAGGATAACTATCCTGCCCGGAGGTACCCTGGAGATCCGCTTTGTCCAAGCCCATGATAGTGGCACTCACATCTGCATCGCCAGTAACGCCGGAGGTAATGACACTTCCTTCGCTGTGCTGACTGTAAAGGGACGGCCCGCAGACGGCGCCCTGTATGCGAACAGGACAGCATACCTCACAGAATTCAACGAGACTGCATTCAACGACACGCAGGTATTCCTGAAGTTCACGCTTGACGTGAAAACCATCCTGGTCTCCACAGCCATGGGGTGCATCACCTTTTTAGGGGTGGTGCTGTTCTGTTTCCTGCTCCTGTTTGTGTGGAGCCGAGGAAGGGGCCACCATAAAAACAATTTCTCCGTTGAGTACTCATTCCGCAAGGTTGATGGCCCAGCAGTCAGTGGCGGACAAGGAGGAGCGAGGAAGTTCAACATGAAGATGATTTGA